The window GTTTGATCGTTGGTGCAGCACTGGTTCTCATCATTATCTATATCAATGTACTTAATAGAAAAAAAGAGATTGGTATTCTAAAAGCAGTAGGCATTACTCCAAGATCAATAGTATTGTCCTATGCATTCCTCAGCACGTTCTATGTTTCCTTAGGAATATTCGCAGGATTGATACTATACTTTTCACTTATGTTTTACTTCCAGGTGAATCCAGTGGTATTCTACGAGACTATGGAAATAAGACCCCAGATCGATTATATGCTGCTTATTGAAAGCATAGTTACCATGCTTACACTATCAGTGATAGCCGGGATACTCCCTGCCTGGAGTGTATCAAAAGAGAGCATACTCAAAGCCATATGGAGTCGATAAAAAATGATCCTGGTTAAGGACCTGAAAAGGTATTATGGGACAGGGGAAACTGTTGTCAAGGCTCTCAAGGGCGTTTCGTTCGAAATAAAGAAAGGGGAATTTGTAGCGATAATGGGTGCGTCCGGAAGCGGAAAAACAACTCTGTTAAGGATACTGGCGTTACTGGATGACGCAACGGAAGGGGAATATACTATTCGGGGATTACAGGTTTCCAGCTTGCCTGAAGCAGAAAGAAGTTATTACAGGCTAACGCAAGTCGGTTATGTCTTTCAGGATTATGCACTCATTAATGAAATGAGTGCTGCAGAAAATGTTTATATCCTTTCCATGATGGAAGGAAAATCCAGAAAGGAATCTTATGAGATTGCTCTTGAAGCATTAGATAAGGTTGGCCTGAAAGGAAAACATAGCAAGATTCCTGATGAATTATCCGGTGGAGAAAAGCAGAGAGTGGCAATCGCAAGAGCCATAGCAAAAAAGCCTGACATATTGTTTGCTGACGAGCCGTGTGCAAACCTGGACACTAACAACTCAAAACAGGTACTGGATGTGTTTAAAGAACTGAATGAGAAATATGGCCAGACAATTGTGATGGTAACACATGAACCGTGGCATACTGAGTATGTTGACAGAGTAATTACCTTTGAAGATGGTAATTTAGTTAGCGATGAGAAAAAACGAAATAGGTAAAGAATAAGGGATTTTATATAGATCTAAGTAGACCTCAAAGGTATATTCAATGTAATTTAACCGATTTCAACACTCCATTTTCATTTTTAAGGTATTGCATTGGTTTTCTGGCATCACGGTGTAATTTTGTCTGTTTTGTCTGTTTTGTCTGTTTTGTCTGTTTTGTCTGTTTTTACCTTTTTCAGGTAGTTTTTTGCTCAAAAGAGAGGGCATGTCTTTAAAACGCAAGTCTAAAAATTATAATTGTGTATCCCGGCAAATTTATTTAAATGTAGCTATTTCGTTGTGCCACCCGAGTTTTGCTTTTGTCTATTGATACCATTACCTATTTCTAACTTATATTTCATATAAATTCAGTTGTCATCATCCTCATGTTGATTATTATAAAAGTAACATGATTTTGGAGAGCTGTTTATGAAACGTGAAGATATTCTCAATATTGCCCGCTCAAACCCGGAGGCTGCTGCTTCTTACATTAAGGAGCTTGAATCCACAGCAAAGAAACTTGAAGCTAAAAAAGAGAAACTTAAAGCAAAAAAAGAGAAGCTTGAAGCAAAAGTCGAGAAGCTTGAAGCTAGAAATAGAACTTTTTTTATAAAAAAAGAAATTCTTGAAGCTAAAAATGGGAAACTTGATCCCATAAACATCGAACTTCGGAAACGAATATTGCGGTAATCTGCTTCTAATACTCTTTCAGTTTTATAATCAGAGGTCATGAATCAAAAATGCGTATAGCTTTTTTAATATATATAGTCTGTTTGCGGAACAGGCAAGCGTTTCGAAAAACTCATTGAATAAAACGGAGCTGGCAAAAGAACTGGTTTGGAAAAAATCTGGCAGGTGGCTTTGAAGAAAGGTTTTTTTTGAAAACCGGAAAACCGTATTAGCTGTCTTTGTGGTGGTCTTGTCACGCTCGAAGAGCGGCCATTCCGATGAAAAATAAAAAGAATAAAGTGCTGAAATTTAAGCCAGCCCTGAACTTATTTAAATCTGAACACGAATTTTTCCTGACATGAGTTTAGGAAGAAGAGAATCTCTAATTTAAGACCTTCGGGAATCATCCAGATCTCGGTTTCTCTGAATTTGATTTAAGAGGCAAATTGCTCCTCCCCATATCATTTTTTAATTATTTCGTGGGCTTAGAATCCAAATATTATAATTCAGGGTGGATTTTTTCACTTCGTTTTTATGAGGCTGGCTTTTTGTTTTGTAATTTCTTCTTTTGTGAGTTCATCGGCAAGGCCGCTCGATTGCGAGCGGACAGGACACGTTAAAGACAGCTATTACGACTCCCCTGTTTTTGAGTTTACTGAATCTTTTTTCCGGCGTTTATTGGGTAGTCTTTGAGGTAATCTTTGGGAGAATTTGAATTTTCCCCGGTTTTCGCCCTGATTTTCTCCCCGGTTTCAGGTTCTTTCCGGGTAGTTTCGGGCTGAAATGTTCACTTTTTGCCGACTGATGCGGAAGTTGTACTTTCAATTGCATCCATTCCGGAGGCTTGCAAAAAAGCCGCGTAGTGAAGGGCAGGATTCAAAATGAAAGATTTTCCGGCGGTCCGGCTTTCAGAATAAGCTACCTAACCAGCCGGCCCCCTTTTTCAGGAGTATATTTCAAGTTTATTCAGATACTTTCAAGTTTATTCAGATCCTTTCAAGTTTATTCAGATCCTTTCAAGTTTATTCAGATCCTTTCAAGTTCCTCGAATCTTCTGTTAAACACTGTTTTTGCTCTCAGAATCCTTTTTTGAAGCTTTTTTACCGCTTTTGCCTGTCTTTTTGCCTTTTTTGCTTTCAACGGCTTTTTCCTCAATTCTCTCAGTAGCATCTTCAATGAAGAGACCTGTTAAAAGGTCCATATGTTTTTTCAGTTCCTCTCTCATTTCCGGGGAGAATTCTTCGGACTCTTCAGTAGCTTTAAGAGTTTTCTCAAAATAGGATATTGCAAGATCAGGGTCACTGTTAAGGTAGGCAGACCCCACAATAAAATGCAGGGGGAAAAAGTGTTCGTGCTTTTCATTGAACTTTTTGTAGAAGTCCTGGATTTTATCAAAATCTTCTTTTTCCGCAAGTTCCAGGACATAAGACTGGACAAGTTCTATGTAATCAGGGCCATTGTCCAGCAGGAAATTGAATTTTTCATCATCGGCCATTAAAAAGAAACCGGTTTCAAGGTCGTCTGCTATTCTGTCTCCATCAAGACTTCCGGTCTTATCTATAATACCTTCAAAAAGGTCTTTCTCGTCAAATAAACCTGCATCACCGAAAAAATCATCATTCATTTCTTTTTTCATAAGGAGCATATCAACCTGATCCCCGGATACACCCATTTTGCGGGCAAATTTTTTGAACTGGCTTTCGTATTTTTTCTCCTCCACCACTGATAAAAAGCCAAGTACGTACGTTATCCACTTTACATAGGCCTGTTTATCCTGCAACCAGGACCTGTTGTCAATGACCCACAAAGCATAGTCAAGAACAAGGGTGAATTCATGGTCAGTAAACGGGCTTTCCTCAAGAGGTTCAATCAGGTTTTTTACAATTTTATTCTCAAGGGCTTTTTCAAAGAAACTGATGGGTTTGTCACGGTTCTGCTTTATATTCTTCAATGCCTTTATGACATCTTTGTCCGTAACTTTCCGGTTCTCTTTGTAGTAATATTCGGCAATTGAAAATTCGATTTCACTCAGATACTCGCTGTATTCATATTCGTTCTCGTAAATACTTTTTATTTCCTTAATCTCAGGAGTATCCGGCACGAGAAATTCAGACAAAGATAACTCATTCTCAACAAATTCATTGTTTTCTTCAGAAACCATAACTAATGCTCTCCGATTGTTAATTTGTATTGCTTTCTAATGACTGGGATGAATAAATTATTTTTGCATGGTTGAACTGGTTATTTTTTTGGTTCAGCTATGGCATCTTTTTCTGTTCAGCCTTGCTATATTTTTCTGTTCAGCCTATGGCATCTTTTTCTGTTCAGCCTTGCTATATTTTTCTGTTCAGCCTTGCTATATCTTTCTGTTCAGCCTGAACTTATTTTTCTGTTCAGCCTTGCTATATCTTTCTTTTCAGCCTTGCTATATTTTTCTGTTCAGCCTTGCTATATCTTTCTGTTCAGCCTGAACTTATTTTTTCCTTCATCCGGCGTTTTTAATTGTTAATTTCCAGCCTGTCAAAATGCTCTCTGGTTGTATATTCGGTTAGTTCCTTTATTTCACTTTCTTC is drawn from Methanosarcina lacustris Z-7289 and contains these coding sequences:
- a CDS encoding ABC transporter ATP-binding protein, producing MILVKDLKRYYGTGETVVKALKGVSFEIKKGEFVAIMGASGSGKTTLLRILALLDDATEGEYTIRGLQVSSLPEAERSYYRLTQVGYVFQDYALINEMSAAENVYILSMMEGKSRKESYEIALEALDKVGLKGKHSKIPDELSGGEKQRVAIARAIAKKPDILFADEPCANLDTNNSKQVLDVFKELNEKYGQTIVMVTHEPWHTEYVDRVITFEDGNLVSDEKKRNR